In Poecilia reticulata strain Guanapo linkage group LG17, Guppy_female_1.0+MT, whole genome shotgun sequence, the following proteins share a genomic window:
- the LOC103479958 gene encoding E3 ubiquitin/ISG15 ligase TRIM25-like, giving the protein MSSGSSLRSEDPFLCSICLDVFTDPVSTPCGHNFCKTCVTQHWDVNVRCECPLCKKVFKTRPELEVNTFIKEMVGQFRLKAQQEASSSSEQQAAKPGEVPCDVCTGPKLKALKSCLVCLTSYCQTHLEPHLTAPRLKKHQLMEPVENLEDRTCLQHDKPLELFCRTDQTCVCLVCPVSDHKNHEFVPLREESEGKKAELRKTEAEVQEMIQERQKVGVFVDYDQGLVSFYDVDAAALIFSFTGCCFKEKLYPLFSPWPNDGG; this is encoded by the exons ATGTCTTCTGGCAGCAGCCTGCGGTCTGAGGATCCGTTTCTGTGCTCCATCTGTCTGGACGTGTTCACTGATCCAGTCAGCACACCATGTGGACACAACTTCTGCAAGACCTGCGTCACTCAGCACTGGGACGTTAATGTAAGATGTGAGTGTCCTTTATGTAAGAAGGTTTTCAAGACGAGACCTGAGCTGGAAGTCAACACCTTCATCAAAGAGATGGTTGGTCAGTTCAGACTTAAAGCTCAGCAGgaagccagcagcagctcagagcaACAAGCTGCCAAACCAGGAGAAGTTCCCTGTGACGTCTGCACTGGACCCAAACTGAAGGCCCTGAAGTCCTGCCTGGTGTGTCTGACCTCCTACTGCCAGACTCACCTGGAGCCTCACCTGACCGCTCCACGTCTGAAGAAACATCAGCTGATGGAGCCGGTGGAGAACCTGGAGGACAGGACGTGTCTGCAGCACGATAAACCTCTGGAGCTGTTCTGTAGGACCGACCAGACATGCGTCTGCTTGGTCTGTCCCGTTTCAGACCACAAGAACCACGAGTTTGTTCCTCTGAGAGAAGAATCTGAAGGAAAGAAGGCAGAGCTGAGGAAGACGGAGGCTGAAGTTCAGGAGATGATCCAGGAGAGAC AGAAGGTCGGGGTGTTTGTGGATTATGATCAGGGTCTGGTCTCCTTCTATGATGtagatgctgcagctctgaTCTTCTCCTTTACTGGCTGCTGCTTCAAGGAGAAACTCTACCCGTTGTTCAGTCCCTGGCCTAACGATGGAG GCTGA